A portion of the Oncorhynchus gorbuscha isolate QuinsamMale2020 ecotype Even-year linkage group LG19, OgorEven_v1.0, whole genome shotgun sequence genome contains these proteins:
- the LOC124004618 gene encoding mediator of RNA polymerase II transcription subunit 18, with amino-acid sequence MEAPPVSVLPITGGTINMMEYLLQGSVLDQALESLLHRLRGLCDNMEPETFADHELVYLLKGQQGNPFLLRARRSLSHPTVPWHLRYLGQPEVGDKSRHALVRNCVDVATSHSLPDFLNEMGFRMDHEFVAKGHIFRRGVLKVVVSKLSRILVPGNTENTEPLSLSYLVELSVLAPAGQDTMSEDMRSFAEQLKPLVHLEKIDPKRHM; translated from the exons ATGGAGGCCCCACCAGTCTCAGTGCTGCCCATCACGGGTGGCACAATCAACATGATGGAGTACCTGCTGCAAG GCAGCGTCTTGGACCAGGCCCTCGAAAGCCTATTGCACCGCCTCCGGGGCCTTTGTGACAACATGGAACCTGAGACATTCGCCGACCATGAGCTGGTCTACCTCCTGAAGGGCCAGCAGGGAAACCCATTCTTGCTACGTGCCCGCCGCTCCCTCTCCCACCCAACAGTTCCCTGGCACCTGCGCTACCTGGGCCAGCCGGAGGTGGGTGACAAGTCCCGCCACGCGCTGGTTCGCAACTGTGTGGATGTGGCCACCTCGCACAGCCTGCCCGACTTCCTCAACGAAATGGGCTTCCGCATGGACCACGAGTTCGTAGCCAAGGGCCACATTTTCCGTAGAGGCGTGCTCAAAGTGGTGGTGAGTAAACTGTCACGCATCCTGGTCCCTGGGAATACAGAGAACACTGAGCCGCTGTCACTCTCCTACCTGGTGGAGCTCAGTGTGTTGGCCCCCGCGGGCCAGGATACCATGTCGGAGGACATGCGCAGCTTTGCTGAGCAGCTCAAGCCCCTAGTTCACCTGGAGAAGATTGACCCCAAGAGACACATGTAA